CTTTGAACTAGCCAGTCGCAGCCTGCAACCACCCCAGGCACCAGCCCTAGGCAGTGGGCGCGAGGCAGACCTGGCCCTTCTGGCTGGTCTGGCGGGCCTGGCCGGAGCAGCCGATTTACACGCCCAACGCCGCTATGAGGGCGCCGCCCAAATCCTCAAGCAGGGTCTGCAGGTGCTCCAGCGCATGGGCCAATGGCCCGCCCTACGCCAGCAACTCAGCGATGAGCTGGAGGGCCTCACCCCCTACCGGGTACTCGATCTACTGAGCCGCAACCTCACCGCCAGCGGCGAACGGGCCGAGGGCATGGCCTTACTCGAGGACTTGGTCAAACGCCGCGGCGGCCTCGATGGAATCGCTGATCCGCTCCTGGACAGCGAGCAATTTGAAGCCTTCTTCAAGCAAATCCGCGCCTTCCTGACCGTTCAAGAACAGGTGGATTTGTTTAGTCGCTGGGCAGATGAAGGCGAAATGCCCCGCTCGGCCAAGGCCGATTCCCTGGCCACAAAAGCCCTCACCGCCTCGGGCTTTGTCCAACGCAAACCCGATCGCATTGCCGCCGCCAAACAACGGCTTCAGGCCTGCAAAGAAGCGCAGCCCGAAACCCTGCTGGCCTGCCTGCATTTGCTTCTGGGCGAAGTGGAGCAGGCAAGGGCCCTGTTTGAAAAGGGTGCCAGCCCGGCCCAAAAGCAGTGGGTAGCCAGCCAGAGCAGCGACCCCCTTGCCCAACTTTGCGCCCACTGCAGCGACTGGCTCAAGCGCGATGTGCTGCCCGGCTATCGCGACCTGGAGGCCGATGCCGACCTGGAGGCCTACTTCGCCGATCGCGATGTGCAGGCCTACGTGGAACGCCATGACCCCAAAATCCCAGCACCGTTTGAACAAACGGCCCCGTCCCTGGCCCTAGGGGGCCCCAACCCATTTGCCGTAGGCCCCGCCCAAGCAAATCAGTACGACCAAGACGACCAAGACGATCAAGACGATCTAGAGGACGAACCCTGGCTGGATTCGCTGCTACCCAATTGGCAGTGGCCGGATAACTGGCGCTGGCCCGAAAACTTGCAGTGGCCCCAAAACTGGGGCCTGCCCCAAAACCTGATCCCCAGCAGGCCCAGCAAAAACCAATGGGGCGCCGCTGCAGCAGCCCTAGTCGTGGCAGTGGGGGCAGCTGCGGTGGTTTCGAAGCTCGCAAACCAACCGCAAACCAGCGCCACCAACAAACCGGCACTGGCTATCAAGCCCGCCGCCCCAAAACCAGCCCCCCCCAAGCCCCCGGAGCTGGTGCCGGCGGCAGTGCCCCTCGTAGCCGCTGAGCCCAACGATGACCAGGTGCGCGCCCTGCTGGAGGCCTGGCTAGCGGCAAAGGCCGAGGTTTTGGCTGGCAAAAACAGCAAAGAGAGCCTCGAGGCCATGGCCAGGCCAGCGCCGATCGAACACCTCCAGGCCCAACGGGCCACGGACCAGGCCAGCGGCACCACCCAGCAGATCAGCACCCGCATCACCAATTTTGAGATCGATCAACGCAGGGCCAACCGCATTGCCGCCGACGTGAGCCTCGAATACCGCGAAACCGTGCTCGATGCGGCCGGCAAGCCCCAGGGCCCCACCAGCACCATGACCCTGCGCAATCGCTACGTTTTTGGCCTGGACGGAGGCAGTTGGCGACTGGTCTATTACGAAAAAGTCCCTAACCAATAGCTGCCAAGCCATTGGCCAGTTTTTACGATCCTCTTACTGCTGAGTACCCAGCCTGATGTTCGACGAGCTATCCCAGCGGTTTGAAGATGCCGTCAAAAGCCTGAGGGGCCAGGCCAGCATCACCGAAACCAATGTGGAGGGCGCCCTCAAACAGGTGCGCCGGGCCCTGTTGGAGGCCGATGTGAGCCTGCCGGTGGTGCAGGACTTCGTGGCCGAAGTAAGGCGCAAGGCCGTGGGTGAGGAGGTGGTTCGTGGCATTAGCCCCGACCAGAAATTCATCCAGCTGGTGCACGGCCAGCTGGTCGAGATCATGGGCGGCGAAAACGCGCCGTTGGCCCCAGCCAAGCCCGAGGGGCAGGGGCCCAGCGTGGTGCTGATGGCGGGCCTCCAGGGGGCAGGTAAAACCACCGCCACCGCCAAGCTCGGCCTCTATCTCAAGGACCAGGGGCGCAAAACCCTAATGGTGGCTGCGGATGTCTACCGCCCCGCCGCCATCGACCAGCTCACCACCCTGGGCAGCCAGATCGGCGTGGAGGTATTCAGTCTGGGGGCCGATGCCAAGCCCGAGGCCATTGCTGCCGCCGGTATTGCTAAGGCCAAGGCGGAGGGTTTCGACACCGTGTTGGTCGACACCGCCGGCCGACTCCAGATCGATCAGGCGATGATGGAGGAGATGGTTCGCATCCGCGAAGCAGCAGCTCCCGACGAAGTGCTGCTGGTGGTGGATTCGATGATCGGCCAGGAGGCCGCCGACCTAACCCGGGCCTTCCATGAACAGGTGGGCATCACCGGGGCGGTGCTGACCAAGCTCGACGGCGACTCCAGGGGTGGCGCGGCCCTTTCGATCCGCAAGGTGAGTGGCGCTCCGATCAAATTCATCGGCACGGGCGAAAAGGTGGAGGCGCTGCAGCCCTTCCACCCTGAGCGGATGGCGAGCCGGATCCTGGGCATGGGCGACGTGCTCACCCTGGTGGAGAAGGCCCAAAAGGAGGTGGAACTGGCCGATGTGGAACGGATGCAGCAAAAGCTGCAGGAAGCCAGCTTCGACTTCTCCGATTTCCTCCAGCAGATGCGCCTGATCAAGCGCATGGGCTCCCTAGGCGGCCTGATGAAAATGATTCCGGGCATGAACAAGCTCGACGACGGCATGCTCAAGCAGGGGGAGCAGCAGCTCAAAAAAATTGAAGCGATGATCGGCTCGATGACCGAAGCCGAGCGCAATCAGCCCGAGCTGCTCGCCTCGCAACCGTCCAGAAGGCGGCGCATCGCCTCAGGCAGCGGCCACACCAGCGCAGATGTGGACAAGGTGCTGGCCGACTTCCAAAAAATGCGTGGCTTCATGCAGCAGATGACCCGGGGCGGCGGCATGCCCGGGATGCCGGGCATGGGGGGAATGCCCGGAATGCCCGGAATGCCCGGAATGCCTGCCATGGGTGGAGGGCCCGGTGGCGGTGCCGCTGCTGGCTCGCGCAAATCCCACAAGCCACCCAAAAAGCGCAAGGGCTTCGGACAGCTCTAGGCACCCCAAGAGGTACATTGGTCCACTGGACACCTAGTGGTTAGGCCTCGATGATCAAGCTCCGCCTGAAGCGGTTCGGTAAGAAGCGGGAAGCGAGTTTCCGCCTCGTCGCGACCAACAGCACCTCCCGTCGGGATGGCCGGCCCCTAGAAGAGCTGGGCTACTACAACCCCCGCACCAAGGAAACCCGTCTCGACACCGAAGCCATTCGGGCCCGTCTGAGCCAGGGCGCCCAACCCACCGATTCCGTCCTCTCCCTGCTGGAGAAAGGTGGCCTGGTCGAGAAGACCGTGCGTGCCGCTGAAACCGTTGGCAAGCAAAAGCAGGCCCTGGCCCGTGAAGCTGCTGATAAGCAGGCCAAGAAGGAAGCTGCCGATGCAGCCGCTGCGGCCAAAGCTGAAGCTGCCGCCCAAGCAGAAGCTGAGGCTGCGGCCAAGGCTGAAGCTGCTGCCCAAGCTGAAGCTGCCGCCGCAACTGCTGCTACTGAAGAAGCCCCTGCCGAAGAAGCAGCCGAAGCTTGATCAGCCGCCCCATGGCTGAAGCCGAGGGCCTGATCACTTTTTCAATCACCCTGCCCAATCCGGCGGCGGCCCTGGCCATCGCCGGTGATGAGCGGGCCTCCACCCTGCATCGCCTCGAAGCCCTCACCGGGGCATCGCTGGTTTTGCGGGGTTTGGATTTGGTAATCCGGGCCCAACCCAACCAGCTGGAGCGGGCGGCGGCCTTGGTGGAACTACTTAGACCCCTCTGGCAGGAAGGCCAGGCGGTCGGCCAGGTGGATGTGCAAATCGCCCTGCAGGCCCTAGATGCCGGGCGTGGTGAGGAGCACCAACAACTGGGCAAGCAGGTGCTGGCCAGGAGCCAGAGCGGCAAGTTGCTGCGGCCCCGCACCCTCAAACAAAAGGCCTATGTGGAGGCGATGGAGCGCCACGACCTCACCCTGGCCCTGGGGCCCGCTGGCACGGGCAAAACCTTCTTGGCCACCGTCCATGCGGTGCGGATGCTGAGCGAACGCAAGGTGGAGCGGCTGGTGCTGACCAGGCCGGCGGTGGAGGCAGGCGAGCGCCTTGGCTTCCTTCCCGGCGACCTGCAGCAGAAGGTTGACCCCTACCTGCGCCCCCTCTACGACGCCCTCCACGCCCTACTCGGCCCAGAGCGCACCACATCCCTACTGGAGAAGGGCGTAATCGAAGTGGCGCCGCTGGCCTACATGCGTGGCCGCACCCTGGCAGACGCCTTTGTGATCCTCGATGAGGCCCAAAACACCACCTGTGCCCAAATGCGGATGGTCTTGACCCGCCTCGGCGAAAACTCGCGGATGGTGGTCACCGGTGATCCCACCCAGGTCGACCTACCAAGGGGGGTGGCCAGCGGACTGACGGAGGCGGCCCAGGTGCTGGAAGGTATTGAAGGGATTGCCATCTGCCGGCTTACCAGCGCCGATGTGGTGCGCCACCCCCTTGTGCAGCGGCTGGTGGATGCCTATGCCGCCCTGGACGCAAGCAGCCATGGGGAGATCCGCACCCCCAGGCCAACCAACAACTAATCATCACTGCCAGGATGGCTCCAGTTCATCCCCCTGGTGCGCCATGCCGGCCAGCAGCAATTTTCAACAGGCCATCCGCGAGGCGCAAAGCAGCGCCCTTGTGGGGCCCAATGTGGTCAACAAGGCCCTGCCCTTCGTGGGCGGCGGCATGGTGCTCACAGCCGCAGGAGTGATGGGTGGCCTCGCCCTTATGGCTAGCAACCCTCCCCTTTTCATGCCGCTCTTTTGGGTGGCCCTGATCGGCAACTTCATCCTCTTCTTCGTGGCGCAAAACGTCGCCATGAAGGGCAATAACGGCACGGCCCTGCCGTTGCTGACCGCCTACAGCCTGCTCACCGGCTTCACCCTCAGCGGCATCGTGGCCATGGCCATTGGCACCGCAGGGATTGGGGCCATTGGGGTGGCGGCACTGGCCACCGGAGTCACCTTTGTGGTGGCTTCAGTGGTTGGTCGGCGCATGAGCGACAGCGTCGGCCAATCGCTGACTGCAGTGGTGGGCCTCGGGATCGTTGGCCTGCTGGTCGCGATGGTGGTGCAGATCATTGGAGGCATCTTTGCCCCCGGCATCTTCCACGGCGGCACCTTTGAGTTGCTGATCGCCGGCTTTGGCACCGTGTTGTTTGTGGGAGCGGCCTTCGTCGACTTCTACACCATGCCCCGCACCTACAGCGACGACCAGTACCTGGCCGGCGCCCTGGGCATGTACCTCACCTACATCAACCTGTTCATCTTCATCCTGCGCCTGATCATCGCCCTCAATGGTGGCGGTCGCCGCGACTAGGCCCTTTTCACTCGGCCACGGCCTCGATCGCAGCTGCGATCGAGGCCTTTTGTTCGTCGTCGTAGCCCCAGCGCTCCAGGAAGGCCACATCCTCTCCTTCGCCGTTGGTGGCCGCCAACAGCTGCTCCAGCCGCTGCTTCACCGCCAGGGGCTCAAGCAGGCGCAGTAGCTCGGTGCAGCGCCCCTGCACCCTTTGGGAGCCCTGCTGCTGACTCGCATCGCCAACGCGGCCGTGGTGCATGGCCATCGCCGTGCTCATCGCCAGGTTGCGGGCCGAGAGATCGACGACCCCTTCACCAGCTAGGCGCAGCTGCAGCACCAGGGGTTCGGGCAGCCTGTCCATTAGGGGGCTATCGCCAGCGAGGCTGACCACGAAAAAGCCGCGGGCGCCGTCACGGCTCTCCACCAGCTCCCCGACCCGATCGGCGAGCACCTCATCGCTGAGTTCGCCCTGCTCCCACAGCAACAACCACTGGGCCGTGATCTCCATCGCCTGCTGAAAACTGGGTTTTACGGGCTTATCTGGGGCTGAATCCGTCATTTGGGGCGGCGGGCTGACAGTGTTGAGGTTATGGAGCCAAGCCACCCCCCTGCTTTTCAAGGGCTACCGATCCCGGATCCAGCTGCTGCGATCCGCATGCCGGAGCCGCCTGAGGATTTTCGCTCCGGTTTTGTGGCCCTAATTGGCCGGCCCAATGTGGGCAAAAGCACCCTGCTCAACCAACTGGTTGGAGAGAAGGTGGCGATCACCTCCCCTGTGGCCCAAACCACCCGCAACCGGCTGCGGGCAATCCTGACAACCCCCACGGCCCAGCTGGTGCTGCTCGACACGCCAGGCATCCACAAACCCCATCACCTGCTGGGGGAGCGGCTGGTGCAAAGCGCCCGGGGTGCCATTGGCGAGGTGGATGTGGTGCTGCTGCTGGTGGATGGCAGCGAACCCGCCGGCCGGGGCGATGGCTTCATCGTGGAACTGCTGCGCCAGCGCCAGGTGCCTGTGCATGTGGCCCTCAATAAAAACGACTTAGTGGATCCGGACCAGGCAGGAGCCCTGGCCCAGAGCTACCGCGACCTGGCGGATTGGCCGCTGCACCCGGTCAGCGCCCTTCAGGGTGATGGCACGGCGGAGCTGGTGGAGGCCCTGGCCGCCGATCTGCCCCTCGGTCCGCACCTCTATCCAGCCGATGCGGTCAGCGACCAGCCGGAGGAGTTGCTGATGGCTGAATTGATTCGCGAACAGGTGCTCAGCCACACCAGGGAAGAGGTGCCCCACTCGGTGGCCGTCAGCATCGATCGGGTGGTGGATGACGGACCCAGGACGGCGATCTTGGCCACGGTGCTGGTGGAGCGAGCAAGCCAGAAGGGCATCCTGATTGGCAAGGGTGGGTCAATGTTGCGCACCATTGGCCAGGGGGCCCGGCTGCAGATGGAGAAGGTTTTCTCCGGGCCCGTGTATCTAGAGCTGTTTATAAAAGTGGTGCCGGGCTGGCGGCGCAGTGCGGCCCGCCTGGCCGAGCTGGGCTATCGAGGCGACTAACGCGGCAAAAGCCAACCAAGCTCATTGCATACAAGTGAACCTTCACGACGCCAAAACCCATCTCTCCCGTTATGTAGAGCAGGCCCTGGTGCGCCTAGTGCCGGTGGATGAGACCCCTCGCAAGCGCGAGCTCGGCTTTCTGCAGGGGGCTGCTGTTCTCGACTGCGAGCTCAAAGCCGACTTCCAGAAGGACATCGAGGCGATGTTCGGATGATGGAGACAACCAGCCCAAGCAAACCAAATTTGAACCCGCAACTGCTCGACACCCAACTGCTGCTCTGGCTGGCAATAGACCCGGAACGCCCACCTGCAAAGTTGCCTAGAGACCTCAGCGGCTATGGCCCAGCGGTGACGTGGGTGGGTAACCCAGCGCCAGGCAACTGAGAGAATCGGTCGATGAGCGATAACGGCACCCCCTTTCCGCCCGAGGAGATCGGGGCCTTTTTGCGCCTCTGCGCTGGCGAATGGATGGCCCTAAACAGCGATTTTGTGCTGGGCGCCCCAGATGCCAGCGAAGACGACAACAGTTGGCACAGCAGTGAACGGGGCGAATTGGTTGTTGCCTACCTCGAACCCGAGAGCCCCGGTGAACCCGGCGGCCTGAGCATGGGTGCCAAGGGCGGGCTGGCCCAGAAACTGATTTTTGAAAGCCAGGGGAACTACCGCTGCATAAACCCACAGGCCGGCGGGCAAAGCAGCGAAGAGGGCAGCTGGGAGCTGGGTACCGATGGAGGCCTCGAGCTGGTGCTGGCAGGCGGCGAGCGGCGCGAACGGATTTGGTTCACCAAGCCCAATTTGCGGCTGCGCTCCTGGGTGCACACACCTACCGGCGGCCTGCCAAGCCAGGCCTACTTCAGCTCGGAAATTCGCCGGGTCAGCAAGACCTAGAGCCCATGGGTTTTGCGCTGTGATGCGACTGGATGTGGTCAGCCTGGCCCCGGAGGCCTTCATGCCGCTGCTGGCGCTGGGGGTTATCGGCCGCGCCTTTAGTGCCGGCATCGCCGAACTCCATACCCACAACCCCCGCGACTTCGCCACGGACCGGTACCGCAAGGTCGACGACGAGCCCTATGGCGGTGGGGCGGGGATGGTGCTCAAACCGGAGCCGGTCTTTGCGGCCTTTGAATCCATCCCCCTGCAGCTGCAGCGACGGGTGCTGTTGATGAGCCCCCAGGGCAAACCGCTGGAGCAGGCCGATTTACGCCGCTGGGCAACGGGCTATGGGCAGCTGGTCTTCCTTTGCGGCCACTACGAGGGCTTCGACGAACGCATCCGCAGCCTTGCCGATGAGGAAATTTCGATCGGTGATTTCGTGCTCACCGGTGGGGAGTTACCCGCCGCCGTGATCATCAATGGGGTCGTGCGACTGCTACCCGGCACCGTGGGTACGGCCGCCTCCCTAGAGGAGGAAAGCCACAGCACCCTGCTGCTCGAGCACCCCCACTACACCCGTCCGGCAGATTTCCGGGGCATGGAGGTGCCAGCGGTTTTGCGCTCCGGCGACCATGGCGCCATTGCCCGCTGGCGCAACCAACAACAGCAGGAGCGCACGGCACAGCGCCGCCCAGACCTATTCAGCCGCTGGGAAGAGCAGCAGCCGAATCGCATCCCGCTCAGCTGAGGTAATAGCGCCTGGTCTCAGGCCGCGGGGGGTGGGGAAAAAATGGTTGATGGAAATTCCCCTGCTTATTGGAGCCTGAACCAGAGGCTCGTAGAGGCGAGGCGCATGTCAGCCAAAAAGCTCTGATCAGGTTTAGAAAAGTGGCTTAGAGCGGCCCGTAATTGAAAACAGCAACCCCTAAATGCGCCACAAAGTGGCGAGCGGGACCGCCCATAACCCCTTACCCATCGGCAAGGTCTCACTGCCGTCATACAGCACAAAGCCCCCGATAAACGAATCCCCAGCCAGATCAGCCAATCGCCGCAAGCCATCGAAATCCCGGCCCTGCACCGAGGCCTTGGCCTTCACCTCAACCCCCACGATCTGGCCAGCACTGTTTTCAATTACCGCATCCACCTCCCTCTGGTCCCTGTCGCGATAGCTCAGCATCTGCAGATCACCATTGCTCCAGCTGGCCAGCTTGATCAACTCACTGACCACAAAGCTCTCGAGCAATGGACCAAAGCGGGAACGGTCACTCTGCAGGCTGGCCGTGTTGCAGCCGAGCAGGTTGGCCAGCAGGCCGGAATCCAGGAAATGCAGCTTCGGGGTTTTCACGATTCTCGAGAGGCGGTTGCTCCACCAGGGCTGGATACGCCGCAACAAAAACAATTGCTCAAACACCCCCAAATATTTCGATGCCGTCTTGTGGTCCAATCCCACCTGCCCAGCCAGCTGATTCACATTGGTGAGCTGACCTGCCATTGATGCCAGGGCGCGCAACAGTCGAGGCAGCTGCTCAAGCTTGTCTATATGGGCAATGTCGCGAACATCGCGGCTGAGCAGAGCACCGGTGTACTGACGCAGCCAAGACTCACGCCGCCTACTTGACTCTCGGGCCACGGCTTCTGGATAGCCGCCGCGCAGCACCCGCTCCACCAGCCCATCGCCCTGGTCGGCAACCATTCGACCGCCAGCTAGCCGGGGGACCTCTCCGTTGAAGACCATCTCCAGCCATAGCCCTTCGCTGCCCTCAAGTTCACAACCAGCCAGCGGCAGCAGGGTCTGCACCTCCATGCGCCCGGCTAGGGAGTCGGCCACGGCGGGCAGGGTGCGCAGATCAGCTGACCCCGTCAGCAGGAAACGACCCGGTCTGCGGTCGGTATCCACAGTTCTCTTTATCGCCAACAGCAGCTCTGGGGCTCGCTGGACCTCATCGATCACGGCCCTATTCAGGCTCTCCACAAAACCAGTGGGATCCTCCCTGGCCGAGAGCAGTGTGGCGGCATCGTCGAGACTGAGATACCGAAAGCCATCCGAAGCCATTGATGCAGCAAGGGAGCTGGCCAAGGTGGTCTTGCCCGCCTGCCGCGGTCCGTTGAGCAGCAGCACCGGCGTATCGGCAAGGGCCTCCCGCAGCAAGGGGGTGAGACGGCGCGTCAACAGCGGCCTATTCGCCATGCTCTCCCCCCGTCCAGATTGGTCCAAGTTAGCGTCCAGATTGGAATCTGCCAGCGGCCAGATTGGAATCTGGGGCCGTCCAGATTGGATTCAAAGGCTGGTTAAGAAGAGCAGCTGTAGTGCGACACGCCGCCGGCGTTGAAGAACTGCCTGGGCTTGAGGCGGTCGTATCGCGACGCCAGATCCGCCGGTGGTGCTTCGTAGGGCTGGCTGAACAGGGCCTGCAGCTCCTGGATCAGGGTCGTGTCCCCTTGGGCCGCCTGTTCATAGGCCGGAGCGACCAGCCACTCACGCCAAGTGATGGCGGGGTTGACGCGTTTCATGGCCGCAGATGTGGCAGCCAAATCGCCGTTGGCTGAGATCTGCCCACGCCAACGCTTAAGCCAATCGCCCCATTGCCGATCTAGCTCTGCTGAGCTGGGCAGGTAGAAGCTCTCCTGCAAAGCCGCGTACTGCTCGGGGATGGTGGCGTGCATCTCTGACAGGCGGCGGAAAAAGATCGTGTAATCCAACTTGGAAGCAAGCATCAGCTCAAGCAGTTCGTTCACCAGGGCGGCATCGGGGCTGCCTAGGCCGAGCTTGCTGGCCCACATCGCCTCGAGCGACCGGTTCATCGCCTCAGCAAAGCCCTCGCGGATCTGGTCAAGTCGCGTCAGGGCCTGGGTGTTGCCCTCAAGCAGGGGCCGGATCGCAGACCAGAACATCTGGTAGTTGGCTTCGGCGGCAAGTGGTTGGTTGAAGAAGCTGAAATGCTCGCCGCCACCGGTCCAGGGTTGGAAGCCAGGGTCAAATAGTTCGCAGAAACCAAAGGGGCCGTAGTCGAGGGTGTAGCCGCCAGCGGCGCAGTTGTCGCTGTTGAAATTGCCCTGGCAGTAGCCCACCCGCAGCCAGTGGGCCACCAGAGACGTGAGTCGGGCGCGAAACAAACCGGCCAGCTCCAGCACCTGGTCGGTGAAGTCCAGGTTTGGATCGATCTCAGGCCGGTAGTTCCGCTCAATCAGGTGCGCCACGATCATGCGCAGTTCGCCCAGTGCAGCTGGATGGGCCTTGCTGCGGACCCTGCGGGCAAACAGCTCCAGCTGGCCCACCCGCAGAAAAGACGGCGCCACCCGGGTGGTGATCGCCGCTGGATTGTCCACCAGGATGTCGGGATCAAACGAGCTGGAGTTGGGGGAATACCAGGGCCGGCGCACAGTTTCGGAGCCAGACGCATAGAGCGTCAAGGAGCGCGAAGTGGGCACGCCAAGGGCATGCACCAACTCCTGGGCCAAAAACTCGCGCACGCTGGAGCGCAACACGGCCCGACCATCGGCGCCGCGGCAGTAGGGCGTTGGGCCGCCGCCCTTGAGCTGCAGCTCCCAGCGCTTGCCATTGAACAGGCCTTCAAAAATGGAGATGGCCCGGCCATCGCCGTAGCCATTGCCAGTGCCGAAGGGGCACTGCTGGATGTATTCGGTGCCGTAGATCGAGAGGGCATAACCGGTGGCCCAGCCAAACGGCCGCATCGGCTCCGTGGCAACGCTGATGTCGCCGGAAAACAGCAGGCGGAAGGCCCGGTCGTGGGCCAACTGATCAGCCAAGCCGAGTTCATTGAATAGGGATGGGCTGTGGGCTATGTATCGCGGCTGCGGCAGCGGCTTCGGCGTCACCGGCACGTAGTGGCCGGAGAACACCTGGCGGGGCCGGTGATCCAGGCCATCGCCGCTGGCCTG
This genomic interval from Cyanobium sp. WAJ14-Wanaka contains the following:
- a CDS encoding ARC6/PARC6 family protein, with translation MGPTTDAQSVLHTLQQRLDRPPSQGFTPETLQAREELLRATADLLSDSDRRLAYETDLTAISTAAGAAIAALDVSSSLEVGGLLLLLEAGQPLECFELASRSLQPPQAPALGSGREADLALLAGLAGLAGAADLHAQRRYEGAAQILKQGLQVLQRMGQWPALRQQLSDELEGLTPYRVLDLLSRNLTASGERAEGMALLEDLVKRRGGLDGIADPLLDSEQFEAFFKQIRAFLTVQEQVDLFSRWADEGEMPRSAKADSLATKALTASGFVQRKPDRIAAAKQRLQACKEAQPETLLACLHLLLGEVEQARALFEKGASPAQKQWVASQSSDPLAQLCAHCSDWLKRDVLPGYRDLEADADLEAYFADRDVQAYVERHDPKIPAPFEQTAPSLALGGPNPFAVGPAQANQYDQDDQDDQDDLEDEPWLDSLLPNWQWPDNWRWPENLQWPQNWGLPQNLIPSRPSKNQWGAAAAALVVAVGAAAVVSKLANQPQTSATNKPALAIKPAAPKPAPPKPPELVPAAVPLVAAEPNDDQVRALLEAWLAAKAEVLAGKNSKESLEAMARPAPIEHLQAQRATDQASGTTQQISTRITNFEIDQRRANRIAADVSLEYRETVLDAAGKPQGPTSTMTLRNRYVFGLDGGSWRLVYYEKVPNQ
- the ffh gene encoding signal recognition particle protein, which translates into the protein MFDELSQRFEDAVKSLRGQASITETNVEGALKQVRRALLEADVSLPVVQDFVAEVRRKAVGEEVVRGISPDQKFIQLVHGQLVEIMGGENAPLAPAKPEGQGPSVVLMAGLQGAGKTTATAKLGLYLKDQGRKTLMVAADVYRPAAIDQLTTLGSQIGVEVFSLGADAKPEAIAAAGIAKAKAEGFDTVLVDTAGRLQIDQAMMEEMVRIREAAAPDEVLLVVDSMIGQEAADLTRAFHEQVGITGAVLTKLDGDSRGGAALSIRKVSGAPIKFIGTGEKVEALQPFHPERMASRILGMGDVLTLVEKAQKEVELADVERMQQKLQEASFDFSDFLQQMRLIKRMGSLGGLMKMIPGMNKLDDGMLKQGEQQLKKIEAMIGSMTEAERNQPELLASQPSRRRRIASGSGHTSADVDKVLADFQKMRGFMQQMTRGGGMPGMPGMGGMPGMPGMPGMPAMGGGPGGGAAAGSRKSHKPPKKRKGFGQL
- the rpsP gene encoding 30S ribosomal protein S16 gives rise to the protein MIKLRLKRFGKKREASFRLVATNSTSRRDGRPLEELGYYNPRTKETRLDTEAIRARLSQGAQPTDSVLSLLEKGGLVEKTVRAAETVGKQKQALAREAADKQAKKEAADAAAAAKAEAAAQAEAEAAAKAEAAAQAEAAAATAATEEAPAEEAAEA
- a CDS encoding PhoH family protein, whose product is MAEAEGLITFSITLPNPAAALAIAGDERASTLHRLEALTGASLVLRGLDLVIRAQPNQLERAAALVELLRPLWQEGQAVGQVDVQIALQALDAGRGEEHQQLGKQVLARSQSGKLLRPRTLKQKAYVEAMERHDLTLALGPAGTGKTFLATVHAVRMLSERKVERLVLTRPAVEAGERLGFLPGDLQQKVDPYLRPLYDALHALLGPERTTSLLEKGVIEVAPLAYMRGRTLADAFVILDEAQNTTCAQMRMVLTRLGENSRMVVTGDPTQVDLPRGVASGLTEAAQVLEGIEGIAICRLTSADVVRHPLVQRLVDAYAALDASSHGEIRTPRPTNN
- a CDS encoding Bax inhibitor-1 family protein gives rise to the protein MPASSNFQQAIREAQSSALVGPNVVNKALPFVGGGMVLTAAGVMGGLALMASNPPLFMPLFWVALIGNFILFFVAQNVAMKGNNGTALPLLTAYSLLTGFTLSGIVAMAIGTAGIGAIGVAALATGVTFVVASVVGRRMSDSVGQSLTAVVGLGIVGLLVAMVVQIIGGIFAPGIFHGGTFELLIAGFGTVLFVGAAFVDFYTMPRTYSDDQYLAGALGMYLTYINLFIFILRLIIALNGGGRRD
- the era gene encoding GTPase Era, producing MEPSHPPAFQGLPIPDPAAAIRMPEPPEDFRSGFVALIGRPNVGKSTLLNQLVGEKVAITSPVAQTTRNRLRAILTTPTAQLVLLDTPGIHKPHHLLGERLVQSARGAIGEVDVVLLLVDGSEPAGRGDGFIVELLRQRQVPVHVALNKNDLVDPDQAGALAQSYRDLADWPLHPVSALQGDGTAELVEALAADLPLGPHLYPADAVSDQPEELLMAELIREQVLSHTREEVPHSVAVSIDRVVDDGPRTAILATVLVERASQKGILIGKGGSMLRTIGQGARLQMEKVFSGPVYLELFIKVVPGWRRSAARLAELGYRGD
- a CDS encoding type II toxin-antitoxin system Phd/YefM family antitoxin, coding for MNLHDAKTHLSRYVEQALVRLVPVDETPRKRELGFLQGAAVLDCELKADFQKDIEAMFG
- a CDS encoding phycobiliprotein lyase produces the protein MSDNGTPFPPEEIGAFLRLCAGEWMALNSDFVLGAPDASEDDNSWHSSERGELVVAYLEPESPGEPGGLSMGAKGGLAQKLIFESQGNYRCINPQAGGQSSEEGSWELGTDGGLELVLAGGERRERIWFTKPNLRLRSWVHTPTGGLPSQAYFSSEIRRVSKT
- the trmD gene encoding tRNA (guanosine(37)-N1)-methyltransferase TrmD, which codes for MRLDVVSLAPEAFMPLLALGVIGRAFSAGIAELHTHNPRDFATDRYRKVDDEPYGGGAGMVLKPEPVFAAFESIPLQLQRRVLLMSPQGKPLEQADLRRWATGYGQLVFLCGHYEGFDERIRSLADEEISIGDFVLTGGELPAAVIINGVVRLLPGTVGTAASLEEESHSTLLLEHPHYTRPADFRGMEVPAVLRSGDHGAIARWRNQQQQERTAQRRPDLFSRWEEQQPNRIPLS
- a CDS encoding ATP-binding protein, yielding MANRPLLTRRLTPLLREALADTPVLLLNGPRQAGKTTLASSLAASMASDGFRYLSLDDAATLLSAREDPTGFVESLNRAVIDEVQRAPELLLAIKRTVDTDRRPGRFLLTGSADLRTLPAVADSLAGRMEVQTLLPLAGCELEGSEGLWLEMVFNGEVPRLAGGRMVADQGDGLVERVLRGGYPEAVARESSRRRESWLRQYTGALLSRDVRDIAHIDKLEQLPRLLRALASMAGQLTNVNQLAGQVGLDHKTASKYLGVFEQLFLLRRIQPWWSNRLSRIVKTPKLHFLDSGLLANLLGCNTASLQSDRSRFGPLLESFVVSELIKLASWSNGDLQMLSYRDRDQREVDAVIENSAGQIVGVEVKAKASVQGRDFDGLRRLADLAGDSFIGGFVLYDGSETLPMGKGLWAVPLATLWRI